A window of the Arachis duranensis cultivar V14167 chromosome 5, aradu.V14167.gnm2.J7QH, whole genome shotgun sequence genome harbors these coding sequences:
- the LOC107487582 gene encoding protein ABCI7, chloroplastic — translation MSTVAFTPTPLNPSFNSHKFVRTKPNRFSLQSKAIVTSDPFVLELAETLEDSLPSSTAPLQKLREASSESLLSTPWPSRRDEPFRFTDLSFLRYSNILPVSQHPPTTTLPAADSTSFLSLNIADGHPVTPLSNSSQLPQGVYVGTLSALASTPIIDRVMELMCAFDAGDLFWSINGVGAPDATVVYVPEGCRVETPIYLRYLAVEGGAEGSKTMRMSNPRVVVVVEKGAEVGIIEEFSAAEEGNDCYWTNSALEAVVGEGAKLTHSYIQNQSSSSAHIKWTSIRQESSSTYELTEISTGGKLGRHNLHIQQLGPDTVTELSTLHLSVGDQTQDLHSSLVLDHPRGYSRQLHKCIVAHSKGQAVFDGNIKVNRYAQQTDAGQLTRSLLLEPRASINVKPNLQIVADDVKCSHGAAISDLEESQLLYFRARGIDPKSARRVLIFAFGGEVIEKLPYPSIRERVRSQIKSLLDPSPK, via the exons ATGAGTACTGTAGCCTTCACCCCAACACCTTTGAATCCTTCCTTCAATTCTCACAAATTCGTGAGAACCAAACCCAACAGATTCTCACTCCAATCAAAAGCCATCGTAACCTCAGATCCCTTCGTTTTAGAACTCGCAGAAACCCTCGAAGACTCTCTACCTTCCTCAACAGCCCCTCTCCAGAAGCTTCGAGAAGCTTCCTCCGAATCACTCCTCTCAACACCATGGCCTTCCCGCAGAGACGAGCCTTTCAGGTTCACCGATCTCTCCTTCCTCCGCTACTCCAACATCCTCCCCGTTTCTCAACACCCTCCCACCACCACTCTCCCCGCTGCCGACTCCACCTCCTTCCTCTCACTCAACATCGCCGACGGCCACCCCGTCACGCCCCTCTCCAACTCCTCCCAGCTTCCACAAGGCGTCTACGTAGGCACTCTGTCCGCTCTCGCATCCACCCCCATAATTGACCGCGTAATGGAGCTCATGTGCGCTTTCGACGCCGGCGATCTATTCTGGTCAATCAACGGTGTCGGTGCTCCCGACGCCACGGTGGTGTACGTGCCGGAAGGGTGCCGCGTGGAGACTCCCATCTATTTGAGGTACTTGGCCGTCGAGGGAGGTGCGGAGGGCTCGAAGACGATGCGAATGTCGAATCCGagagtggtggtggtggtggagaagGGCGCCGAAGTGGGTATCATCGAGGAGTTTTCGGCTGCGGAAGAAGGGAATGACTGTTATTGGACAAACTCCGCTTTGGAGGCGGTGGTCGGAGAAGGTGCTAAGCTTACTCATTCTTATATTCAAAACCAATCATCGAGTTCTGCACATATCAAGTGGACCTCTATTCGCCAG GAATCATCTAGTACATATGAGCTTACAGAGATAAGCACGGGAGGAAAATTGGGGAGGCACAATCTTCATATACAACAGCTTGGCCCAGACACGGTGACTGAGTTATCAACCTTGCACTTGTCTGTTGGTGATCAGACACAGGATCTGCATAGTAGTCTGGTCTTGGACCACCCCCGGGGCTATTCCCGTCAACTTCATAAATGCATTGTGGCACATTCAAAGGGACAAGCAGTTTTTGATGGCAATATCAAGGTTAACAG GTATGCTCAGCAGACAGATGCTGGACAGTTAACAAGAAGCCTTCTCCTCGAGCCTCGCGCTAGCATAAATGTAAAACCAAATCTCCAAATTGTGGCTGATGATGTCAAGTGCTCCCATGGAGCTGCGATAAGTGATCTAGAAGAAAGCCAACTCCTGTATTTCCGAGCACGTGGCATCGACCCAAAGTCAGCTAGAAGAGTTCTAATATTTGCCTTTGGAGGGGAGGTGATAGAGAAGTTGCCTTACCCTTCCATCAGAGAGAGAGTACGAAGTCAGATTAAAAGTTTACTAGATCCATCGCCAAAATGA
- the LOC107487585 gene encoding NAC domain-containing protein 71: MGGASLPPGFRFHPTDEELIGYYLKRKVEELEIELEVIPVIDLYKFDPWELPEKSFLPKRDLEWFFFCPRDRKYPNGSRTNRATKAGYWKATGKDKKVVCQSSPSTSIMKATGYRKTLVFYRGRAPLGDRTDWVMHEYRLCDDLGQDSPSFQGAYALCRVIKKNDKASDYKGKRGVSSSKNENENENESSMRLSSSKEHLSISADVSSQASQLCSESRYSSPIASPCAYNVAATAGFEPPSVDTNPSTFLVSPDMILDSSKDFAQTQDVISGFFPHHELPSTMTPWQSLEHTEISSSSSYSNFNGEIEFSDELGLIGRMSRYSGQVDMLDFYGNEEVLYEYEGYDQINSIRDPRQF, translated from the exons ATGGGAGGGGCATCACTGCCTCCGGGTTTTCGTTTCCACCCTACTGATGAAGAACTGATAGGATACTACCTGAAAAGAAAAGTTGAGGAGCTTGAAATTGAACTTGAAGTTATCCCTGTGATTGATTTGTACAAGTTTGATCCTTGGGAGTTGCCGG AGAAGTCATTCTTACCAAAAAGAGACTTGGAATGGTTCTTCTTTTGTCCAAGGGATCGAAAGTATCCGAATGGATCAAGAACAAACAGAGCTACCAAAGCAGGATACTGGAAAGCCACTGGAAAAGACAAAAAGGTTGTGTGCCAATCTAGTCCATCAACATCAATCATGAAAGCCACCGGATATCGCAAGACCCTTGTTTTCTATCGCGGAAGAGCCCCTTTAGGCGACCGAACGGATTGGGTTATGCACGAGTATCGCCTCTGTGATGATCTTGGCCAAGACTCACCAAGTTTTCAG GGTGCTTATGCTTTGTGCCGGGTTATTAAGAAGAATGACAAGGCCAGTGATTACAAGGGTAAAAGAGGTGTCAGCAGTTCCAAGAATGAGAATGAGAATGAGAATGAGAGCTCAATGAGATTGTCATCCTCTAAGGAGCACTTGAGCATCTCTGCTGATGTTTCTTCTCAAGCAAGTCAGCTATGCAGCGAGAGTCGTTATTCGAGCCCTATAGCTTCTCCTTGTGCATACAATGTGGCTGCAACGGCCGGGTTTGAGCCACCTTCTGTGGACACTAATCCTTCAACCTTCTTGGTCTCCCCTGATATGATTCTTGATTCTTCAAAG GACTTTGCTCAAACACAAGATGTTATTTCAGGATTCTTTCCGCATCATGAATTGCCAAGTACAATGACACCATGGCAATCATTGGAACATACAGAGATTTCATCCAGTTCATCCTACTCAAATTTCAATGGGGAGATAGAATTCTCTGATGAACTCGGCCTAATTGGCCGAATGTCGCGTTACTCAGGACAAGTAGACATGTTAGACTTCTATGGAAATGAGGAAGTGCTGTATGAATATGAAGGATATGACCAGATCAATTCAATCAGAGATCCAAGACAATTCTGA
- the LOC107487583 gene encoding MND1-interacting protein 1, protein MRAKDKHTRTNRKPRSSPNPNSNSDSCHNKTVATPNSNRNPNIPPYSWGFCTEDELQELLLRNMEIVYADVVSKIVSMGYSEDQALKAVLNNGHCFGGVDALENILNNSLAYLKSNGNLEGSDDTMPVFTDLMQLEAYSLAAMVCLLQQLRPNLTKGDALWCLLVTDFHVGKASTIQVPVANNECTCCSSRTATTTATTTTTNTGDNAVGVVSPSPHFCESRGGPPDFNLVFACGHEMSLRLQRDIEFPKRFNLSPSMKSLLKRNVALCAAGFKAHSKQLPQPQAVAIPAGSTGPAEDAVTSMMNKFRELNLDDCMKLLAEDQKDEVLLALFNQVKDLEKELKVRKDWAHERAVQAATKLSNDMAELKMLRMESQREEAQKLKKGKQALDDATMKKLLEMEEALRKTSGEVDQANSTVKKLETENAEIRAELEASKLSASESVKNCTQVEKREKKCLKRLLAWEKQIAKLQQEISDEKQKIVEIEKELARIRQCQKEAEVKVREELKAKEEALVLIEEERHSKEAAEVDSKRNLKALRLKIEIDFQRRKDDLLRLEQELSCLKVSSRSADKHRKSKASRTGNSDVAKPQRETITKLLKELDNLEDFEEEVNGARECIICKGDEVSIVFLPCAHQIMCGSCSQEYGRKGKATCPCCRVPIEQRIRVFGAGS, encoded by the exons ATGAGGGCCAAAGACAAGCACACCCGAACCAATCGCAAACCTCGATCCTCGCCCAATCCTAATTCCAATTCGGATTCCTGCCATAATAAAACGGTGGCCACGCCCAATTCCAACCGAAACCCTAACATTCCTCCCTACAGCTGGGGTTTCTGCACCGAAGACGAGCTCCAAGAGCTTCTCTTGAGGAACATGGAGATCGTCTACGCTGACGTAGTTTCCAAGATCGTGTCCATGGGCTACAGCGAGGACCAAGCTCTCAAGGCGGTCCTCAACAATGGCCATTGTTTCGGCGGCGTCGATGCGCTGGAGAACATACTCAACAATTCCTTGGCTTATCTCAAAAGCAACGGCAATTTGGAGGGTAGCGATGACACTATGCCTGTTTTCACCGATTTGATGCAATTGGAGGCGTATTCTCTTGCTGCTATGGTGTGTCTCTTGCAGCAGTTGAGGCCCAATTTGACTAAGGGTGATGCATTGTGGTGTTTGCTAGTCACTGATTTTCATGTCGGAAAGGCTAGCACAATTCAGGTTCCGGTTGCAAACAATGAATGTACTTGTTGTTCTTCGCGTACTGCTACTACTACTGCTACTACTACTACCACCAACACTGGTGACAATGCAGTTGGTGTTGTGTCTCCATCTCCACATTTTTGTGAGTCTCGAGGGGGACCTCCGGATTTTAATTTGGTCTTCGCTTGCGGCCATGAGATGAGTTTGCGGTTGCAGAGAGATATTGAATTCCCAAAAAGGTTTAATCTTTCTCCTTCGATGAAGTCCTTGTTGAAAAGAAATGTTGCACTGTGCGCTGCTGGTTTTAAGGCTCACTCAAAACAGTTGCCGCAGCCACAAGCCGTAGCCATTCCCGCTGGTAGCACTGGGCCGGCAGAGGATGCTGTTACCTCCATGATGAATAAATTTCGCGAGCTAAATCTCGATGATTGTATGAAGCTTCTTGCAGAGGATCAGAAGGATGAGGTGTTACTTGCTCTGTTTAATCAGGTTAAGGATCTCGAGAAAGAGCTCAAGGTCCGAAAGGATTGGGCTCATGAGAGGGCAGTGCAAGCAGCTACAAAGCTGAGCAATGATATGGCTGAGTTGAAAATGTTGAGGATGGAAAGCCAAAGAGAGGAGGCTCAGAAGTTAAAGAAAGGCAAGCAAGCGCTCGACGACGCGACAATGAAGAAACTATTAGAGATGGAGGAGGCATTGAGGAAGACTAGTGGTGAAGTTGATCAGGCGAATTCAACTGTCAAAAAGTTAGAGACGGAGAATGCAGAAATTAGAGCAGAGTTGGAGGCTTCTAAATTGAGTGCATCAGAGTCTGTCAAAAACTGTACACAGGTtgagaaaagggagaaaaagtgTTTAAAGAGGCTTCTTGCTTGGGAAAAACAGATAGCAAAGCTACAACAGGAGATTTCAGATGAAAAACAGAAGATAGTGgagattgaaaaagaattggCTCGGATTAGACAGTGTCAGAAAGAAGCTGAG GTCAAGGTCAGGGAAGAGTTGAAGGCTAAAGAGGAAGCCCTGGTACTAATTGAGGAGGAACGCCATAGCAAGGAAGCAGCTGAGGTTGACAGTAAGAGAAATCTTAAGGCTTTACGCCTGAAGATAGAGATAGATTTCCAACGTCGCAAGGATGATCTCCTGAGGCTTGAGCAGGAGCTTTCATGCCTTAAAGTATCTTCTCGATCTGCTGATAAGCATCGGAAATCAAAAGCTTCACGGACAGGTAATTCTGATGTTGCAAAGCCCCAAAGGGAGACAATCACAAAGCTTCTTAAAGAATTAGACAATCTTGAGGATTTTGAAGAAGAAGTCAACGGTGCTAGAGAATGTATCATATGCAAGGGAGACGAAGTTTCAATTGTTTTCTTGCCGTGTGCACACCAAATTATGTGTGGTAGCTGCAGCCAGGAGTATGGGAGGAAGGGCAAAGCTACCTGTCCCTGCTGCCGGGTTCCAATTGAACAGAGAATCCGTGTGTTCGGTGCAGGTTCTTAA